A single region of the Nitrosomonas sp. Is79A3 genome encodes:
- a CDS encoding pirin family protein produces MKNVMGVYDAPPLHWVGNGFPVRSLFSYRDHGKLLSPFLLLDYAGPVEFASAEQPRGVGQHPHRGFETVTIVYQGEVAHRDSTGQSGVIGLGDVQWMTAGAGILHEEFHSESFTRSGGQLEMVQLWVNLPAKNKMTTPGYQAILNKDIPAIAVPDGSGVVRVIAGNYQGHAGPAHTFTPMNVWDLRLNPRKTTEFSLTDGWNVALIILHGMVSINGDTLGKEAQTVVLDQMGNRISLEAQGNNAVVLLLSGEPIDEPIVGQGPFVMNSQAEINQALADFESGSFGQISR; encoded by the coding sequence ATGAAAAACGTTATGGGTGTTTATGATGCACCGCCCCTCCATTGGGTAGGTAATGGTTTCCCGGTACGATCGCTATTTTCTTATCGAGACCACGGAAAACTACTCAGCCCGTTTTTGCTACTAGACTATGCGGGACCTGTAGAATTTGCGTCAGCTGAACAGCCGCGCGGTGTAGGACAGCATCCTCATCGCGGATTTGAAACCGTCACGATCGTTTATCAGGGTGAAGTAGCACACCGGGATTCTACCGGTCAAAGCGGTGTGATTGGTCTCGGAGATGTGCAATGGATGACAGCGGGTGCGGGCATTCTGCATGAAGAGTTTCATTCCGAATCTTTTACACGTTCAGGCGGTCAACTAGAAATGGTGCAACTTTGGGTCAATTTGCCTGCCAAAAATAAAATGACTACGCCAGGCTACCAGGCCATTCTTAATAAAGATATTCCAGCCATAGCTGTGCCTGATGGATCAGGCGTGGTTCGTGTGATTGCGGGAAATTACCAAGGCCATGCAGGACCTGCACATACCTTTACTCCGATGAATGTTTGGGACTTGCGGTTGAACCCTAGAAAAACAACGGAGTTTTCGTTAACAGACGGCTGGAATGTTGCGCTCATTATTTTACATGGAATGGTGTCAATCAACGGTGATACGCTGGGAAAAGAAGCCCAGACCGTGGTGCTTGATCAGATGGGCAATAGGATTTCGCTCGAAGCACAGGGCAATAATGCAGTAGTGCTTCTGCTCAGCGGCGAACCGATTGACGAGCCAATTGTGGGACAAGGCCCTTTCGTCATGAATAGCCAGGCAGAAATTAATCAAGCGTTGGCAGACTTCGAAAGCGGAAGTTTTGGGCAAATATCTCGTTAG
- the ycaC gene encoding isochorismate family cysteine hydrolase YcaC has translation MSKTYHRLDKNNALVALVDHQAGLLSLVRDFEPDRFKNNVLALADLAKYFKLPTILTTSFEDGPNGPLVPELKQIFPDSPYIARPGKINAWDNEDFVKAVKQTGKKQLIIAGIVTEVCVAFPALSALEEGFEVFVVTDASGTFNEVTREAAWNRMAEAGAQLMSWFAVACELHRDWRNDIEGLGALFSNHIPDYRNLFTAYTAIKASK, from the coding sequence ATGAGCAAAACTTATCATCGTCTCGATAAAAACAATGCGCTCGTTGCACTCGTCGATCATCAGGCGGGATTGCTGTCACTGGTACGTGATTTTGAGCCGGATAGGTTCAAGAATAATGTACTGGCTTTAGCTGATTTAGCTAAGTATTTTAAATTACCGACCATTCTGACAACCAGCTTTGAAGATGGCCCGAATGGCCCATTGGTTCCTGAATTAAAACAAATTTTTCCAGATTCTCCCTATATCGCGCGCCCAGGAAAAATTAACGCGTGGGATAACGAAGATTTTGTTAAAGCGGTCAAACAAACGGGTAAAAAACAATTGATCATTGCAGGTATCGTTACAGAAGTTTGTGTCGCTTTTCCAGCACTTTCAGCCTTGGAGGAAGGTTTTGAGGTATTTGTTGTAACCGACGCATCGGGAACCTTTAACGAGGTGACTCGTGAAGCTGCATGGAATCGAATGGCTGAGGCTGGTGCACAACTGATGAGCTGGTTTGCTGTTGCCTGTGAGCTGCACCGCGACTGGAGAAATGACATCGAAGGTCTTGGCGCACTATTCTCTAATCATATTCCTGACTATCGCAATCTTTTTACTGCCTATACTGCGATCAAGGCTAGTAAGTAA
- a CDS encoding tectonin domain-containing protein produces the protein MAWSSGPQMKFVHQAKRLSRRVLIGLLMVCGMFPSLAQAEIWHSTPTSGMRDVAIAPSGLIWLTGEDGAVWVSDNIYGSSFRQIGAGGFSRISVGPDSTVWAIGSNGSLWKFATGSWTETTANAVEDVAIAPDGKVWFVGKNGSIWFSGDQGQKFTQIEASSFSRISAGPGGVVWAVRPDGTLWKFAAGSWAKTPASGAGDVAIAPNGLIWLAGKDGTIWSSPDGGVTFSQDEEARGIENIFAGRSGTWAVGFNGTLWRKLFSPQF, from the coding sequence ATGGCTTGGTCAAGTGGTCCGCAAATGAAATTTGTCCATCAAGCGAAGCGCCTGTCACGAAGAGTGTTGATTGGATTGCTGATGGTATGTGGAATGTTCCCTTCATTGGCTCAGGCCGAAATTTGGCACAGTACGCCAACCAGCGGAATGAGAGATGTCGCGATCGCACCTAGCGGGTTAATCTGGCTTACCGGCGAGGACGGGGCTGTCTGGGTATCGGATAATATATATGGCTCCTCATTTAGGCAGATTGGTGCAGGTGGTTTTAGCCGAATTTCTGTCGGACCGGATAGTACTGTATGGGCAATTGGATCCAATGGCTCATTGTGGAAATTTGCTACGGGTAGCTGGACCGAAACAACAGCAAACGCAGTGGAAGATGTTGCTATCGCACCAGACGGCAAAGTGTGGTTTGTTGGGAAAAATGGCAGTATCTGGTTTAGTGGCGACCAAGGACAGAAGTTCACGCAGATTGAGGCAAGTAGTTTTAGCCGGATTTCTGCCGGACCAGGTGGCGTCGTTTGGGCAGTTAGACCTGATGGCACGTTGTGGAAGTTTGCCGCGGGTAGCTGGGCCAAAACACCAGCAAGCGGAGCCGGAGATGTTGCTATCGCACCTAATGGCTTAATCTGGCTTGCCGGCAAGGACGGGACCATATGGAGTTCACCGGATGGCGGTGTCACTTTTAGTCAAGATGAAGAAGCGCGTGGAATAGAAAATATTTTCGCTGGAAGATCTGGGACATGGGCAGTCGGGTTCAATGGCACACTCTGGCGTAAGCTCTTTTCTCCGCAGTTCTAA
- a CDS encoding DUF3820 family protein has translation MNPEHLQLLVTQVMPYGRYKGRLIADLPGNYLNWFARKGFPPGEIGKLLALMHELDHNGLTSLLGPLRER, from the coding sequence ATGAATCCGGAGCATTTGCAGCTATTAGTCACCCAAGTCATGCCTTATGGCAGGTACAAAGGACGTTTGATTGCCGATTTGCCGGGAAATTATCTTAACTGGTTTGCTCGCAAAGGGTTTCCTCCCGGCGAAATCGGGAAATTATTGGCATTGATGCATGAGCTTGATCACAATGGGCTAACATCGCTATTAGGCCCCCTTCGTGAGCGCTAA
- a CDS encoding PA4780 family RIO1-like protein kinase: MKTPKRIEPLIQDGFIDEVIRQLMSGKEASVYVVRCGEEIRCAKVYKEANKRSFRQSTDYTEGRKVKNSRRARAMEKGTRYGRKAQEESWQSAEVDALYRLAAAGVRVPKPYHFHEGVLLMDLVTDSNGNAAPRLNELVLTAELSREYHRILITQVVRMLCAGIIHGDLSEYNVLVDSTGPVIIDLPQAIDAAANNQACKMLLRDVENLAIYFGQFAPELLAASYGMEMWSLYQSGQLHPESVLTGHFERIEKPVNIQSVLREIDDTLKEEEARKLYRTLHAHQ; the protein is encoded by the coding sequence ATGAAAACCCCAAAAAGAATTGAACCACTGATCCAGGATGGCTTTATCGATGAAGTTATCCGACAATTAATGAGCGGCAAGGAAGCTTCGGTTTATGTGGTTCGCTGTGGAGAAGAGATACGTTGCGCTAAAGTATACAAAGAAGCCAACAAACGGAGTTTCCGCCAAAGCACGGATTACACCGAAGGCCGCAAAGTAAAAAACAGCCGTCGCGCACGCGCTATGGAAAAAGGTACCCGGTATGGACGTAAAGCACAGGAAGAATCCTGGCAAAGTGCCGAGGTAGATGCGCTGTACCGGCTCGCTGCTGCGGGTGTGCGTGTGCCCAAGCCATATCATTTCCATGAGGGCGTTCTGCTGATGGATCTGGTGACCGACAGCAATGGCAACGCAGCCCCGCGGCTCAACGAACTTGTACTGACTGCAGAGTTATCTCGTGAATATCACCGCATACTGATTACACAGGTGGTTCGCATGCTGTGCGCAGGGATTATCCACGGCGATCTGTCTGAATATAACGTGCTGGTCGACAGCACTGGCCCTGTTATCATTGATTTGCCACAAGCTATCGACGCAGCTGCTAATAACCAAGCCTGTAAAATGCTGCTACGCGATGTCGAGAACTTGGCTATTTATTTCGGTCAGTTTGCGCCCGAATTGCTAGCCGCCAGTTATGGTATGGAGATGTGGTCACTCTACCAAAGCGGACAACTACATCCAGAAAGTGTTTTGACCGGGCACTTCGAACGTATTGAGAAACCAGTCAATATTCAAAGCGTTCTGCGTGAAATCGATGACACGCTGAAGGAAGAAGAAGCAAGGAAACTTTATCGTACATTACATGCACATCAATGA